A region from the uncultured Macellibacteroides sp. genome encodes:
- a CDS encoding BF3164 family lipoprotein: MKMKTPVSILLILTLLMAISCNQGNKYQDAISIDRTDFKTTQSLTGLVVEFDSMILKPRQLQLYDSLLITYNSGADKLFHIFNLKTKKKIGECISMGQGPTEMLQPFFVPSEDSVVIFDMATSILSKYSIAEFISNREPIASERIKLAEQLFSGVSFLGKNIIGSMYRPEYPLYIFNSNGEKIKGFGAYPVSDITYTDIEIIDAYRSVITTNLTDRVAVCHYFTDLIDIYNKEGALEKRIHGPEHIFPHFKEYVDGNIVSSKAVKGTYRDAFYSPVSVGEDFFVLYNGKSVEEKGYNLLAKEIFVFGWDGKPKQRILLDKGVFRIAVDQSNKKIYGISDDPEYHIVEFSYK, encoded by the coding sequence ATGAAAATGAAAACACCCGTAAGTATTTTGCTGATTCTAACCTTGTTGATGGCGATCTCGTGTAATCAAGGAAATAAGTATCAAGATGCAATTTCTATAGATCGAACCGATTTTAAAACGACACAATCGTTAACAGGGCTAGTTGTAGAGTTTGATAGTATGATATTGAAACCGCGTCAGCTTCAGCTGTATGATTCACTGTTGATTACCTATAATAGTGGTGCGGATAAGTTATTCCATATATTTAATTTGAAAACAAAAAAGAAAATAGGAGAGTGTATTTCTATGGGCCAAGGTCCCACAGAAATGTTACAACCCTTCTTTGTGCCAAGCGAAGATTCGGTGGTTATTTTTGATATGGCAACTTCTATTCTTTCAAAATATAGCATAGCCGAGTTTATCTCTAATCGAGAACCAATAGCCAGTGAACGAATAAAGTTGGCTGAACAGCTCTTCAGTGGAGTGTCGTTTCTCGGAAAGAATATTATTGGTTCAATGTACCGTCCGGAATATCCTCTTTACATTTTTAATTCAAATGGTGAAAAGATTAAAGGGTTTGGTGCGTATCCTGTTTCCGATATCACCTATACAGATATAGAAATCATAGATGCTTACCGATCTGTTATCACAACAAATCTAACGGATAGAGTGGCTGTTTGTCATTACTTTACCGATTTGATTGATATATACAACAAAGAAGGAGCTCTAGAAAAACGAATCCACGGACCAGAACATATTTTTCCCCATTTTAAGGAATATGTTGATGGAAATATTGTTTCGTCGAAGGCCGTAAAAGGTACATACCGCGATGCCTTTTATAGTCCGGTTAGCGTTGGCGAAGATTTCTTTGTACTCTATAATGGCAAATCCGTAGAAGAAAAGGGATATAATTTGTTGGCAAAAGAGATCTTTGTTTTTGGATGGGATGGAAAACCCAAGCAGCGTATTTTATTGGATAAGGGCGTTTTTCGTATTGCAGTGGATCAATCAAATAAAAAAATATATGGAATTAGCGATGATCCGGAATATCACATTGTTGAATTCTCCTATAAATAG
- a CDS encoding BF3164 family lipoprotein, whose product MKYLLICLSCLIFSLSCKNKNEKEELSNRIERVNDCDSNSVKVVQGTEIAVETILHPNRMEIGNGMLFVSCFKCDTMIYTFSLPDMKFLNCFGQKGEGPEDFLFPVFCSSKNNRVSVWGLSDLRQIRQFDVNKDGKWIFRKSFELIDNKPYNQPYLLRDSFLVYNEFPPELSIEKISLYNKAKTKQLKFEMDKEIRESFFQANKGDLLASDKGIAYLYYYKDQIDFYDFDLNLLVSHIDKNSHVDVNDKNYKESQVYYVNSYAGDKFLYASKRGKSLSLLIDSSLGCIEVYDWSGNKITEFKLNPTPNQFVVDEINSVIYGCNYDYPDCLFKYDIKKIYQW is encoded by the coding sequence ATGAAATATTTGCTAATTTGTTTATCTTGCCTAATATTTTCACTCTCATGTAAGAATAAAAATGAGAAAGAGGAATTATCTAATAGGATAGAGCGCGTTAATGATTGTGATAGTAATTCAGTCAAGGTTGTTCAAGGTACTGAAATTGCTGTGGAAACCATCTTGCACCCAAATAGAATGGAAATAGGTAATGGGATGTTGTTTGTATCTTGTTTTAAGTGTGACACGATGATATATACGTTTTCTTTACCTGATATGAAATTTCTAAATTGTTTTGGGCAGAAAGGTGAAGGTCCAGAAGATTTTTTATTTCCAGTATTTTGCAGCTCAAAAAACAATCGAGTTAGTGTATGGGGCCTGTCTGACTTAAGACAAATTAGACAATTTGATGTCAATAAGGATGGCAAATGGATTTTTAGAAAAAGTTTTGAACTAATAGATAATAAACCGTATAATCAACCCTATTTGTTAAGAGATTCATTTTTAGTTTATAATGAATTTCCACCCGAATTGTCGATCGAAAAAATCAGCCTTTATAATAAGGCCAAAACAAAGCAGTTAAAATTTGAGATGGACAAAGAGATAAGAGAATCTTTTTTTCAGGCAAACAAGGGCGATTTACTTGCATCAGATAAAGGAATCGCTTACTTATATTATTATAAAGACCAAATTGACTTTTATGATTTTGACTTAAATCTGTTAGTTTCTCATATAGATAAAAATAGTCATGTAGATGTTAATGATAAGAATTATAAGGAAAGCCAGGTGTATTATGTCAACTCATATGCGGGAGATAAGTTTTTATATGCCTCAAAACGAGGAAAGTCTCTTTCATTACTTATAGATTCATCATTAGGTTGTATCGAAGTGTACGACTGGAGTGGTAACAAGATTACCGAATTTAAACTAAATCCAACTCCCAATCAATTTGTCGTTGATGAAATAAATAGTGTTATATATGGTTGTAATTATGATTATCCCGATTGTTTATTTAAATATGATATCAAAAAAATATATCAATGGTGA
- a CDS encoding BF3164 family lipoprotein, translating into MNIYIKIIFVLVLFTSLSCTHKSRFQKATVITRNDFKTTQSLIGSVVQFDNEVLKPTHLQVFDSLLFTINTREERLIHIFDLKDKKKIGERITVGNGPDEMLQPRIVKVDEESIQIFDMVTSTLFEYSMSDFVANQDPIVLRKIKLDKSTASEAYLLGENLIGAVYNPSCQLNSFNLNGKKVGEYGAYPNSDNAFSDSEKLEAYRFSFITNLNDKMLICYNWTDLIDILDKDGHLEKRLHGPGHFISSFKEFHEGDVVSANSTKGQTRDAYFSPVSVGNDFFVLYSGKSEDEEGYSILANQIFVFGWNGTPKKILLLDQGVFSITVDEKNKKVYGISDTPEFHIVEFSYN; encoded by the coding sequence ATGAACATCTATATAAAAATCATATTTGTACTTGTGCTTTTTACATCTTTATCTTGTACTCATAAAAGTAGATTTCAGAAGGCAACAGTAATAACGCGTAATGATTTTAAAACGACACAATCGTTAATAGGTTCAGTAGTTCAATTTGATAATGAAGTTCTAAAGCCAACTCATTTACAAGTTTTTGATAGCTTGCTATTTACAATTAACACAAGAGAAGAACGGCTTATTCACATTTTTGATTTGAAAGATAAAAAGAAAATTGGTGAACGAATAACTGTCGGAAATGGACCTGATGAAATGTTGCAACCACGTATTGTGAAGGTTGACGAAGAGTCTATACAGATTTTTGATATGGTTACTTCTACACTATTTGAATATTCAATGAGCGATTTTGTTGCAAATCAGGATCCAATAGTTTTACGAAAAATCAAATTAGATAAATCGACAGCTAGTGAGGCTTACTTACTTGGTGAAAATCTGATAGGAGCAGTATACAATCCTTCTTGTCAGCTGAATAGTTTTAATTTAAACGGGAAAAAGGTTGGAGAGTATGGTGCCTACCCTAATTCGGATAATGCTTTTTCTGATAGTGAAAAATTAGAAGCGTATCGATTCTCTTTCATCACAAATTTGAATGATAAAATGCTGATTTGCTATAACTGGACTGACTTAATTGATATTTTGGATAAAGACGGGCATTTAGAAAAAAGGCTTCATGGTCCGGGGCATTTTATATCTTCATTTAAAGAGTTTCATGAAGGTGATGTTGTTTCTGCAAATTCTACGAAAGGACAGACTAGGGATGCGTATTTTAGTCCGGTAAGTGTTGGTAATGATTTTTTTGTTTTATACAGTGGAAAGTCAGAAGACGAAGAAGGGTATAGCATATTAGCTAATCAAATATTTGTTTTTGGTTGGAATGGAACACCAAAGAAGATTCTTTTACTAGATCAAGGTGTCTTTTCAATAACTGTAGATGAAAAAAATAAAAAAGTATATGGAATCAGTGATACCCCGGAATTTCATATTGTTGAATTCTCATATAATTGA
- a CDS encoding 6-bladed beta-propeller, producing MFNLKILSCVILLYLCLTSCIKHKSSSVDIVIDLKKNTESIPYSQFAQSVEYIELNTNDSCIISDISKIFLDEDTLIVLDQNRAGVLVFTKSGKLVKQINDYGNGPNEFVDITAFALDSVLNQICIFDWSTQRIIRYSYNGELLRTYHMNSFIRDFAVLRDELNLCFLPFYSKKLPYGVWLADTNNVIVKRYNTNVPIDDQFEFMGTYYNSSDQGILYYDRNWDNLSIITEDTLKVLYTFDLKQRMPEHLRKKDPASIKLDGLAMMSNFSNSDQYILFSYYLYEGDGIYKWVLLDKNSGKTIVSDSVKNDIDSIQTSYHHIYQLNSNTWCRVLDTDAKNCQLKIQLLNLK from the coding sequence ATGTTTAATTTGAAAATATTATCTTGTGTAATTCTACTATATTTATGTCTTACTTCATGTATTAAGCATAAGTCCAGTTCTGTAGATATTGTTATTGATTTGAAGAAAAATACAGAAAGTATACCTTATTCGCAATTCGCTCAATCGGTGGAGTATATTGAATTAAACACAAATGATTCATGTATTATTTCTGATATCTCAAAGATTTTTTTAGATGAAGATACATTGATTGTTTTAGATCAAAATAGAGCTGGAGTATTAGTTTTTACGAAGAGTGGAAAGCTTGTTAAACAAATAAATGATTATGGAAACGGTCCAAATGAATTTGTAGATATAACAGCTTTCGCTCTAGATTCTGTTTTAAACCAGATATGTATATTTGACTGGAGTACACAAAGAATTATCAGATATTCGTATAATGGAGAGTTGCTTCGTACGTATCATATGAATAGTTTTATACGAGATTTTGCAGTATTACGAGATGAACTTAATCTATGTTTTTTACCGTTTTACAGTAAAAAATTACCTTATGGTGTTTGGCTAGCAGATACAAATAATGTTATTGTTAAACGTTATAATACGAATGTTCCAATAGATGATCAATTTGAATTTATGGGTACCTATTACAATTCCTCGGATCAGGGGATTCTATATTACGATAGGAATTGGGACAATCTATCTATTATTACAGAAGATACGTTAAAAGTACTTTACACGTTTGATTTAAAGCAACGTATGCCTGAACACCTTCGAAAAAAGGATCCCGCTTCCATTAAACTGGATGGTCTTGCAATGATGTCAAATTTTTCCAATTCTGATCAATATATCTTGTTTTCATATTATCTTTATGAAGGAGACGGGATATACAAATGGGTTTTGTTGGATAAGAATAGCGGAAAAACGATTGTTTCAGATAGTGTTAAAAATGATATAGACTCCATTCAAACGTCTTATCATCATATCTATCAGCTTAATTCAAATACATGGTGTAGGGTATTAGACACTGATGCCAAAAACTGTCAGTTAAAGATTCAATTATTAAATCTTAAATAA
- a CDS encoding DUF4221 family protein, translating into MRNYKLLIPLCFLSFISCISDAKYKECSLQETNETLKFRLDSVTKNEIYSYSIYNDNDGKEFFVFQNQGKNTLLFYELKKQNLAFKIDYPIEGDNGVGFGDGYYVHNLDSIYIPNGDVKVISLINKTCKLIDKYVYDKDRDNKSLSLFNFGAANYKPATVIGRTMYIYSGPNRYIEHDPVSITLNMDTKEIKALPFDYPEYPGSETKLKKYGLENTFSRCFDGKRFVYSFYYDENIYVATPSHDSIQMIPVKSNYFNKVQLPDELTASPIEFCENAWYGNLLYDKYRDLYYRVAYPSTKIEKGIRPIELFLYGRKNFSIIILDKDFKKIGETMFPDYTYNSNIMFIHEDGLYISDSHYLNPEFSDDELSFRLFKLINK; encoded by the coding sequence ATGAGAAACTACAAATTATTAATACCATTATGCTTTTTATCTTTTATATCTTGCATCTCTGATGCAAAATATAAGGAATGCTCATTGCAGGAAACAAATGAAACTCTAAAATTTCGGCTCGATTCAGTTACTAAAAATGAAATTTACAGCTATTCAATTTATAACGACAATGACGGAAAGGAATTCTTTGTGTTTCAGAATCAAGGGAAAAATACACTGCTTTTTTATGAATTAAAGAAACAGAACCTGGCTTTTAAAATTGACTATCCTATTGAAGGAGATAATGGCGTTGGATTTGGCGATGGGTACTATGTCCATAATTTAGATAGTATTTATATTCCGAATGGGGATGTTAAAGTAATATCATTAATCAACAAAACATGCAAGCTGATTGATAAATACGTTTACGATAAAGATAGGGATAATAAATCTTTATCTTTATTCAATTTCGGAGCGGCAAATTATAAGCCAGCAACTGTGATTGGTCGTACCATGTATATTTATTCTGGCCCTAATCGTTACATAGAACATGATCCTGTTTCTATCACATTGAACATGGACACGAAAGAAATTAAAGCGTTGCCATTTGATTACCCCGAATATCCTGGTTCTGAGACAAAATTAAAAAAATATGGATTAGAAAATACATTTAGTCGGTGCTTTGATGGAAAACGATTTGTGTATTCATTTTATTATGATGAAAATATTTATGTGGCCACACCTTCTCACGATTCGATACAAATGATTCCGGTAAAAAGTAACTATTTTAATAAAGTCCAATTGCCAGATGAACTCACAGCATCCCCTATAGAATTTTGTGAGAACGCATGGTATGGTAATTTACTGTATGATAAATATCGTGATTTGTATTACCGTGTGGCCTATCCTTCAACTAAGATAGAAAAAGGTATACGTCCAATTGAATTGTTTCTTTATGGTCGCAAAAATTTTTCAATCATAATCCTTGATAAGGATTTTAAGAAAATTGGAGAAACCATGTTTCCAGACTATACTTATAACTCGAATATAATGTTTATCCATGAAGATGGATTATACATTTCTGATAGTCACTACTTGAATCCTGAGTTTAGCGATGATGAACTTAGTTTTAGACTTTTTAAATTAATAAATAAATAA
- a CDS encoding BF3164 family lipoprotein produces the protein MNTKLVILIFLICSFFICFISCNKKEHYQNTSEITFGSFGSPVYLKAETVDLDAPLMKPRRVIQIDSFLFAQNVQTEFFVDRYNMNTLKKTGEYITFGGGPDELLWLHKIQQKDSSTWFFDSQKRTFTQYGVRDLCEKDTFTFQQKVRIEDPFSDVLALPDNRFVATILSSQHKRLTFYDAKGKMIETTGDFPSFGKEFTKIETLEGYVCEMVLSPDIKKIILFYKQTDLVEVYDVSGHLIKRIHGPEHFFPDVKEQSYGEKTKVSASPNESRDAYFCPAIVGEEIFVLYSGKLYNPDQPSYLLNQLFVFDKNGNPQKRFELSEPIFTFTVDPVKHIIYGLTDNPEFRILKYSY, from the coding sequence ATGAATACAAAACTAGTAATACTCATTTTCTTGATTTGTAGTTTTTTTATATGTTTTATTTCATGTAATAAAAAAGAGCACTATCAAAATACATCCGAAATTACTTTTGGAAGTTTTGGATCGCCGGTTTATTTAAAAGCAGAAACTGTTGATTTAGATGCACCACTTATGAAACCTCGACGTGTCATTCAGATTGATTCATTTTTATTCGCTCAAAATGTTCAAACGGAGTTTTTTGTTGATAGATACAATATGAATACATTAAAAAAGACTGGTGAATATATAACATTTGGAGGAGGACCGGACGAGCTATTATGGCTTCATAAAATTCAGCAAAAAGATTCCAGTACATGGTTTTTTGATAGCCAAAAACGGACCTTTACCCAATACGGCGTGCGTGATCTTTGTGAGAAAGATACATTTACATTCCAGCAAAAAGTCAGAATTGAAGATCCATTTTCTGATGTGTTGGCGTTGCCAGATAATCGCTTTGTGGCAACAATCCTAAGTTCTCAGCATAAGCGATTGACTTTTTATGATGCTAAAGGTAAAATGATTGAAACGACTGGCGATTTTCCGTCATTTGGAAAAGAATTCACGAAAATTGAAACATTGGAAGGATATGTTTGCGAAATGGTTTTGTCTCCCGATATAAAAAAAATTATTCTTTTTTATAAACAAACAGATTTAGTGGAGGTGTATGATGTTTCAGGCCATTTAATAAAAAGAATTCATGGTCCGGAGCACTTTTTCCCAGATGTAAAAGAACAATCATATGGTGAAAAAACAAAAGTTAGCGCAAGTCCGAACGAATCGAGAGATGCTTACTTTTGTCCTGCAATAGTTGGTGAAGAGATATTTGTGTTATATTCGGGAAAGTTATACAATCCTGATCAACCTTCGTATTTGCTGAATCAGTTGTTTGTTTTTGATAAAAATGGGAATCCTCAAAAACGATTTGAACTATCAGAACCTATCTTTACTTTTACAGTTGATCCTGTTAAACATATTATTTATGGGTTAACTGATAATCCCGAGTTTCGAATTCTTAAATATAGCTATTGA
- a CDS encoding winged helix-turn-helix domain-containing protein: MKKIHYTFLSFFILLVLTCWVQFSKFESEIISSINASIIDSIQKDLYIRVNSPKVNKRKVGSNNQTNSTQKGVHVITEITDSFIDYDENISKEEVYFNQSLMDQSATRILNPINLEKLHSIFKESIIKKKILTNSSILYIDKVENKSYIYPTNNSNSFITYNTDKIELGLKKEMVVIASLSFSVTNLFRHQTDIFIISFFVLILTLMIYPTVCLIYKIRYNNIINNHNKRKGALAFVKTIILDESGNYLFGKFTLDTKYKTLKWDNDFIDLSKRREFLLLISLLESPDNSLTKDQAAEILEIHNYKYNNQLNSSISRLRAILKPDPFVVIESKKGDGYRLVIC; the protein is encoded by the coding sequence ATGAAAAAAATACATTATACGTTTCTTTCTTTCTTTATTTTGCTTGTATTAACCTGTTGGGTTCAATTTTCTAAATTTGAATCAGAAATAATAAGTAGTATAAATGCATCAATAATCGATTCTATTCAAAAAGATTTATATATCAGAGTCAATTCCCCAAAAGTCAACAAACGTAAAGTTGGCTCAAATAATCAAACTAATTCTACGCAAAAAGGAGTACACGTAATAACTGAGATAACAGATTCATTTATTGACTATGATGAAAATATTAGTAAAGAAGAGGTATACTTCAACCAATCTTTAATGGATCAGAGTGCAACTAGGATTCTTAACCCTATCAATCTTGAGAAATTACATTCAATATTTAAAGAATCAATAATTAAAAAAAAAATTTTAACCAATTCTTCTATTTTATATATTGATAAAGTAGAGAATAAATCATATATCTATCCCACTAACAACAGTAATTCATTTATTACATATAATACCGACAAAATTGAACTTGGATTAAAAAAAGAAATGGTAGTAATTGCCTCTCTTTCATTTTCAGTTACTAATTTATTTCGTCATCAAACTGATATATTCATTATTTCATTCTTTGTATTGATACTTACACTAATGATTTATCCCACAGTCTGTCTTATATATAAAATTCGTTACAATAATATAATAAACAATCATAATAAACGAAAAGGAGCTCTCGCATTCGTAAAAACAATTATTTTGGATGAATCTGGCAATTACCTATTTGGTAAATTCACACTTGATACAAAATATAAAACACTAAAATGGGATAACGACTTCATAGATTTAAGTAAACGCAGAGAATTTTTATTGCTTATCTCCTTATTAGAATCACCAGATAATAGCCTTACAAAAGATCAAGCAGCTGAAATTCTCGAAATACACAATTACAAATACAATAATCAGTTAAACTCAAGTATAAGCAGATTGAGAGCAATCTTAAAACCCGATCCATTTGTAGTTATTGAAAGTAAAAAAGGAGATGGCTACCGTTTAGTAATTTGTTAA
- a CDS encoding DUF4221 family protein yields MKKVVGILILITVLISCGSKSKINENIDSCSLILTNDSLVFHLDNSTNVLAKTLYTFTDEQGTEYFTFQNGEENEILIFDMKSGQLLKKIKIDYEGADGVTRFIGYYIKSLDEIYLSRPDKCEIVIIDGNGHIKKKINYERTDDGQMLIPGFFATITYKPAVLKDGILYIPQSLNPLLSDKMLEKSSVAVTVDTLTNAVKSLPMRFPPIVSVEDQMNYRTIGNEFSYSRCFNGKQFVYSFSYDEDIYITTLGHDSTFTRKVKSRYIDKVKPLGYQPSDYNQVMKINCEMPMYRNLIYDKYRDVYYRIAYPQTEMEKKEDYYEIFQFGRKVFSIIILNKDFEIIGETLFPEYTYVSGMMFVREDGLYISDSHYKNPSFNEDLLSFRRFELKSNKQK; encoded by the coding sequence ATGAAGAAAGTTGTTGGAATTCTGATTTTAATAACCGTATTAATATCCTGCGGTTCAAAGTCTAAAATTAATGAGAATATTGATAGCTGTTCATTAATTCTGACTAACGACTCGTTAGTCTTTCATTTGGACAATTCAACAAATGTTCTTGCGAAAACATTATATACGTTTACCGATGAACAAGGAACTGAATATTTTACATTTCAGAATGGGGAAGAGAATGAAATATTAATTTTTGACATGAAATCAGGACAGCTTCTAAAAAAAATTAAAATAGATTATGAAGGAGCAGATGGGGTAACTAGATTTATAGGATATTACATAAAAAGTCTGGACGAAATTTATTTATCAAGACCGGATAAGTGTGAAATAGTTATAATTGATGGAAATGGACACATTAAGAAAAAAATTAATTATGAGAGAACTGATGATGGGCAGATGCTCATCCCTGGATTCTTTGCAACAATTACCTATAAGCCAGCAGTTCTTAAAGATGGTATTTTGTATATTCCCCAAAGTCTAAATCCACTTCTTTCAGACAAAATGTTAGAAAAAAGTAGTGTTGCTGTAACAGTAGATACTTTAACAAATGCGGTGAAATCTCTTCCTATGAGATTTCCACCCATTGTTTCTGTTGAAGATCAAATGAATTATAGAACTATTGGAAATGAATTTTCTTATAGCCGTTGCTTTAATGGAAAACAGTTTGTTTATTCATTTTCTTATGATGAAGATATTTATATCACAACTCTGGGACATGACTCAACATTTACCAGAAAAGTGAAAAGTCGATATATTGACAAAGTAAAGCCATTAGGTTATCAACCTAGTGATTATAATCAGGTTATGAAAATAAATTGTGAGATGCCTATGTACAGAAATCTTATTTATGATAAATATAGGGATGTTTATTATAGAATAGCCTATCCTCAAACCGAAATGGAGAAGAAAGAAGATTATTATGAGATATTTCAATTTGGGAGAAAAGTTTTTTCTATTATAATTTTGAATAAAGATTTTGAGATCATAGGAGAAACATTATTCCCTGAATATACCTATGTGTCCGGTATGATGTTCGTCAGAGAAGATGGGTTGTATATAAGTGATAGTCATTATAAAAATCCATCTTTTAATGAGGACCTTTTAAGTTTTAGAAGATTTGAACTAAAAAGTAATAAACAGAAATGA
- a CDS encoding BF3164 family lipoprotein, translating to MNKLFYIFISTILIFTACNKNTEQSPLNLFVKKVHIRSQKIETNSEFIVKGGEMLFFEKHQQLIIHDWANTEYLLKRISLNDGNNVSQFASVGNGPEEFIHLNLVQKLSDSSFLIQDIDRGLIYEMNVNTGYLNQVFDYQGDECFDIIRLKHSYIGTGIFSKGMFALWKKDSLSPSKFVYQYPDDGTESNTPSKAMAYQGKMLKRNSQDRFVFASSGCAYFEIFKLDSDSLISVKKQLNGQFKYAPSTGNNIYAKIDSKNSEGYVDAYTTEKYIYLLYSGRVSRNSDLESIERSILSIHILVFTWDGEPVVEYETDVDLKNFCVSDSDDILYAIAYTPDPQLVSFVLE from the coding sequence ATGAACAAATTATTTTATATTTTTATATCAACAATTTTAATATTTACTGCTTGTAACAAAAATACAGAGCAATCTCCATTAAATTTGTTTGTAAAAAAGGTTCACATTCGATCTCAGAAAATAGAGACAAATTCTGAATTTATTGTAAAAGGAGGCGAGATGCTTTTTTTTGAAAAGCATCAGCAATTAATCATTCATGATTGGGCGAATACAGAATATCTTTTAAAACGTATATCACTAAATGACGGAAACAATGTTTCTCAATTTGCATCCGTAGGAAATGGCCCGGAAGAATTCATTCATCTTAATCTGGTACAAAAATTGTCTGATAGTTCCTTTTTAATTCAAGACATAGACAGGGGATTGATTTACGAAATGAATGTCAATACAGGTTATTTAAACCAGGTTTTCGATTATCAAGGCGATGAGTGTTTCGATATTATACGATTGAAGCATTCTTATATTGGAACGGGAATATTTTCAAAAGGGATGTTTGCATTGTGGAAAAAAGATTCATTGTCCCCGTCTAAGTTTGTTTATCAATATCCTGACGATGGGACTGAGAGCAATACGCCTTCCAAAGCAATGGCATATCAAGGGAAAATGCTTAAAAGGAATTCTCAGGATCGTTTTGTATTCGCTTCTTCAGGCTGCGCTTATTTTGAAATATTCAAATTGGATTCTGATTCATTGATTTCTGTCAAAAAACAATTGAACGGCCAATTTAAATATGCTCCATCCACTGGTAATAATATTTATGCAAAAATTGATTCAAAAAATAGCGAAGGATATGTAGATGCCTATACGACCGAAAAGTATATTTACTTACTTTATTCCGGCAGGGTTAGTCGAAATTCAGACTTGGAATCAATTGAGAGATCAATTTTATCTATTCATATTTTGGTTTTTACTTGGGATGGAGAACCCGTTGTGGAATACGAGACCGATGTTGATTTAAAGAATTTCTGTGTTTCAGATTCGGATGATATTCTTTATGCAATAGCATATACTCCAGACCCACAGTTAGTTTCTTTTGTTCTTGAATAA